The following are encoded together in the Bos mutus isolate GX-2022 chromosome 3, NWIPB_WYAK_1.1, whole genome shotgun sequence genome:
- the SLC39A1 gene encoding zinc transporter ZIP1 isoform X1 has protein sequence MGAGKQPNSPCSGLRVIGATAATMGPWGEPELLVWRPEAAASEAPVPMGLEVKLGALVLLLVLTLICSLVPVCVLRRPGANPEASASRQKALSLVSCFAGGVFLATCLLDLLPDYLGAIDEALAALHVTLQFPLQEFILAMGFFLVLVMEQITLAYKEQSGPPPREETRALLGTVNGGPQHWHDGLGVPQAGGASSAPSALRACVLVFSLALHSVFEGLAVGLQRDQARAMELCLALLLHKGILAVSLSLRLLQSHLRAQVVAGCGILFSCMTPLGIGLGTALAESAGPLHQLAQSVLEGMAAGTFLYITFLEILPQELATSEQRILKVILLLAGFALLTGLLFIQI, from the exons ATGGGAGCGGGAAAGCAGCCCAACTCGCCCTGTTCAG GTCTGAGAGTCATTGGAGCTACCGCAGCCACCATGGGGCCCTGGGGAGAGCCAGAGCTCCTGGTGTGGCGCCCCGAGGCAGCAGCCTCAGAGGCCCCAGTGCCCATGGGACTGGAGGTGAAGTTGGGGGCCCTGGTGCTGTTGCTGGTGCTCACTCTCATCTGCAGTCTAGTGCCCGTCTGTGTGCTTCGGCGGCCGGGAGCTAACCCTGAAGCCTCAG CCTCCCGCCAAAAAGCCCTGAGCCTTGTAAGCTGCTTTGCGGGCGGTGTCTTTCTGGCCACATGTCTCTTGGACCTGCTGCCTGACTACCTGGGTGCTATAGATGAGGCCCTGGCAGCCCTGCATGTGACG CTCCAGTTCCCTCTCCAAGAGTTCATCCTGGCCATGGGCTTCTTCCTGGTCCTGGTGATGGAGCAGATCACGCTGGCTTACAAGGAACAGTCAGGACCACCACCTCGAGAGGAGACGAGGGCTCTCCTGGGTACAGTGAATGGTGGGCCACAGCACTGGCACGATGGACTGGGGGTCCCACAGGCAGGCGGAGCCTCATCAGCTCCCTCAGCCCTGCGTGCCTGTGTATTGGTCTTCTCCTTGGCCCTGCATTCGGTGTTTGAAGGGCTGGCGGTGGGGCTGCAGCGAGACCAGGCTCGGGCCATGGAGTTGTGCCTGGCTTTGCTGCTCCATAAGGGTATCCTGGCAGTCAGCTTGTCCCTGCGGCTGCTGCAGAGCCACCTGCGAGCACAGGTGGTGGCTGGCTGTGGGATCCTCTTCTCATGCATGACACCCCTGGGCATTGGACTGGGTACAGCTCTGGCAGAGTCAGCTGGGCCACTGCACCAGCTTGCCCAGTCTGTGCTGGAGGGCATGGCGGCTGGCACCTTTCTCTACATCACCTTCCTGGAAATCCTGCCCCAGGAGTTGGCCACTTCTGAGCAGAGAATCCTCAAGGTCATTCTGCTTCTAGCAGGCTTTGCCCTGCTCACTGGCCTGCTCTTTATCCAAATCTAG
- the JTB gene encoding protein JTB: MPAGAGRRGLPQGHHLCWLLCAFTLRLCQAEAPVREEKLSVSTSNLPCWLVEEFVVAEECAPCSNFQAKTTPECGSTGYVEKITCSSSKRSEFKSCRSALMEQRLFWKFEGAVIGLALVFACLVIVRQRQLDRKALEKVRKQIESI; this comes from the exons ATGCCAGCGGGCGCGGGGAGGCGTGGCCTCCCCCAGGGCCACCACCTCTGCTGGTTGCTCTGCGCTTTCACTTTAAGGCTCTG CCAAGCAGAGGCTCCCGTGCGGGAAGAGAAGCTGTCAG TGAGCACCTCAAATTTGCCGTGCTGGCTGGTGGAAGAGTTTGTGGTGGCCGAAGAGTGTGCTCCATGTTCTAATTTCCAGGCT AAAACCACCCCTGAGTGTGGTTCCACAGGATACGTGGAGAAAATAACATGCAGCTCATCTAAGAGGAGTGAGTTCAAAAG CTGCCGCTCAGCGCTAATGGAACAACGCTTATTCTGGAAATTTGAAGGGGCTGTCATAGGTCTGGCCTTGGTTTTTGCTTGCCTTGTCATCGTTCGTCAGCGACAACTGGACAGAAAGGCTCTGGAAAAGGTCCGGAAGCAAATTGAGTCCATATAG
- the RAB13 gene encoding ras-related protein Rab-13 — MAKAYDHLFKLLLIGDSGVGKTCLIIRFAEDNFNNTYISTIGIDFKIRTVDIEGKKIKLQVWDTAGQERFKTITTAYYRGAMGIILVYDITDEKSFENIQNWMKSIKENASAGVERLLLGNKCDMEAKRKVQKEQADKLAREHGIRFFETSAKSSMNVDEAFSSLARDILLKSGGRRLKNNNKPPSTDLKTCDKKNTNKCSLA, encoded by the exons ATGGCCAAAGCCTACGACCACCTCTTCAAGTTGCTGCTGATCGGGGACTCAGGGGTGGGCAAGACTTGTCTGATCATTCGCTTTGCAGAGGACAACTTCAACAACACTTACATCTCCACCATCG GAATTGATTTCAAGATCCGCACTGTGGATATAGAGGGGAAAAAGATCAAACTGCAGGTCTG GGACACAGCTGGCCAAGAGCGATTCAAGACAATAACTACTGCCTATTACCGTGGAGCAATG GGCATTATCCTAGTATATGACATCACAGATGAGAAATCCTTCGAGAATATTCAGAACTGGATGAAGAGCATCAAAGAG AATGCCTCGGCTGGGGTAGAGCGCCTCTTACTGGGGAACAAGTGTGACATGGAGGCCAAGAGGAAGGTGCAGAAGGAGCAGGCTGATAAG TTGGCTCGGGAGCATGGAATCCGATTTTTTGAGACAAGTGCTAAATCCAGTATGAATGTAGATGAG GCTTTCAGTTCCCTGGCACGGGACATCTTACTCAAGTCAGGAGGCCGGAGATTG aaaaacaacaacaagccccCCAGCACTGACCTGAAAACTTGTGACAAGAAGAATACCAACAAGTGCTCCTTGGCCTGA
- the CREB3L4 gene encoding cyclic AMP-responsive element-binding protein 3-like protein 4 isoform X2 has protein sequence MDFKTPDLLDMCLEPPEDVFSTGSFLELGLQGLPSEVPVTRLQEQGLQGWECSVGHGCGLQESEPEDFLKLFIDPNQVYCSEASPGSDSGISEDPGHPDSPPAPKPPSSPALYEVVYEAGTLERMQGEAGPAVGLISIQLDQWSTPFTVPDACVVSELPPDAHILPTAATVNSAPPAALLPCQTLFLTEEEKRLLGQEGVSLPSHLPLTKAEERVLKKVRRKIRNKQSAQDSRRRKKEYIDGLESRVAACAAQNQELQRKVQELERHNISLVTQLRQLQMLIVQTSNKAAQTSTCVLILLFSLALIILPSFSPFQGLPEAGPEDYQPHGVISRNILTHRDMTENPENAVEESRLEGPPGAKGANSSTRTPLEKVGGMAGPSRHIRTVLHADEM, from the exons ATGGATTTCAAAACCCCTGACCTGCTGGACATGTGTCTGGAACCTCCAGAAGATGTCTTCTCAACAGGATCTTTCCTGGAGCTGGGACTCCAAGGTCTACCTTCAGAGGTTCCAGTGACTAGGCTACAGGAACAGGGGCTGCAAGGCTGGGAGTGCAGTGTGGGCCACGGCTGT GGTCTTCAAGAGAGTGAGCCTGAAGATTTCCTGAAACTTTTCATTGACCCCAATCAAGTTTACTGCTCAGAAGCATCTCCTGGCAGTGACAGTGGAATCTCTGAGGATCCCGGCCATCCAGACAGTCCCCCTGCCCCCAAGCCACCCAGTTCCCCTGCCCTCTATGAGGTTGTCTATGAGGCAGGGACCCTGGAGAGGATGCAGGGGGAAGCCGGGCCAGCTGTAGGGCTCATCTCCATCCAGCTAG ATCAGTGGAGCACGCCATTTACAGTGCCTGATGCCTGCGTGGTCAGTGAGCTGCCTCCTGATGCTCACATCCTGCCCACGGCAGCTACTGTAAACTCAGCGCCTCCCGCAGCCCTG CTGCCCTGTCAAACCTTGTTCCTGACAGAAGAGGAGAAGCGGCTGCTGGGACAGGAAGGGGTTTCCCTACCCTCTCACCTGCCCCTCACCAAG GCAGAGGAGAGGGTTCTCAAGAAGGTCAGAAGGAAAATCCGTAATAAGCAGTCAGCTCAGGATAGCCGGCGGCGGAAAAAGGAGTACATTGATGGCCTAGAGAGCAG GGTGGCTGCCTGTGCTGCACAGAACCAGGAACTACAGAGAAAAGTCCAGGAGCTAGAGAGGCACAACAT ctccctggtgactcagctccGCCAGCTGCAGATGCTTATTGTTCAAACCTCCAACAAAGCTGCCCAGACTAGCACTTGTGTTCTG ATCCTTCTTTTCTCCTTGGCTCTCATCATCTTGCCCAGCTTCAGCCCCTTTCAGGGCCTGCCAGAAGCTGGGCCTGAGGATTACCAGCCTCATGGAG TGATTTCCAGAAACATCCTGACTCACAGGGACATGACAGAGAATCCTGAAAACGCAGTGGAAGAGTCCAGACTGGAGGGACCACCTGGGGCCAAGGGTGCAAACAGCTCCACAAGGACACCGCTTGAGAAGGTGGGAGGGATGGCAGGCCCCAGCAGGCACATCAGAACTGTGTTACATGCAGACGAAATGTGA
- the CREB3L4 gene encoding cyclic AMP-responsive element-binding protein 3-like protein 4 isoform X1, translating into MRDPGRKKRCTVWGHQRARLAWQDWALRNRTMDFKTPDLLDMCLEPPEDVFSTGSFLELGLQGLPSEVPVTRLQEQGLQGWECSVGHGCGLQESEPEDFLKLFIDPNQVYCSEASPGSDSGISEDPGHPDSPPAPKPPSSPALYEVVYEAGTLERMQGEAGPAVGLISIQLDQWSTPFTVPDACVVSELPPDAHILPTAATVNSAPPAALLPCQTLFLTEEEKRLLGQEGVSLPSHLPLTKAEERVLKKVRRKIRNKQSAQDSRRRKKEYIDGLESRVAACAAQNQELQRKVQELERHNISLVTQLRQLQMLIVQTSNKAAQTSTCVLILLFSLALIILPSFSPFQGLPEAGPEDYQPHGVISRNILTHRDMTENPENAVEESRLEGPPGAKGANSSTRTPLEKVGGMAGPSRHIRTVLHADEM; encoded by the exons ATGCGAGAtcctggaagaaagaaaaggtgtaCTGTTTGGGGCCATCAACGAGCTAGGCTGGCTTGGCAGGACTGGGCTCTTCGAAACAG AACCATGGATTTCAAAACCCCTGACCTGCTGGACATGTGTCTGGAACCTCCAGAAGATGTCTTCTCAACAGGATCTTTCCTGGAGCTGGGACTCCAAGGTCTACCTTCAGAGGTTCCAGTGACTAGGCTACAGGAACAGGGGCTGCAAGGCTGGGAGTGCAGTGTGGGCCACGGCTGT GGTCTTCAAGAGAGTGAGCCTGAAGATTTCCTGAAACTTTTCATTGACCCCAATCAAGTTTACTGCTCAGAAGCATCTCCTGGCAGTGACAGTGGAATCTCTGAGGATCCCGGCCATCCAGACAGTCCCCCTGCCCCCAAGCCACCCAGTTCCCCTGCCCTCTATGAGGTTGTCTATGAGGCAGGGACCCTGGAGAGGATGCAGGGGGAAGCCGGGCCAGCTGTAGGGCTCATCTCCATCCAGCTAG ATCAGTGGAGCACGCCATTTACAGTGCCTGATGCCTGCGTGGTCAGTGAGCTGCCTCCTGATGCTCACATCCTGCCCACGGCAGCTACTGTAAACTCAGCGCCTCCCGCAGCCCTG CTGCCCTGTCAAACCTTGTTCCTGACAGAAGAGGAGAAGCGGCTGCTGGGACAGGAAGGGGTTTCCCTACCCTCTCACCTGCCCCTCACCAAG GCAGAGGAGAGGGTTCTCAAGAAGGTCAGAAGGAAAATCCGTAATAAGCAGTCAGCTCAGGATAGCCGGCGGCGGAAAAAGGAGTACATTGATGGCCTAGAGAGCAG GGTGGCTGCCTGTGCTGCACAGAACCAGGAACTACAGAGAAAAGTCCAGGAGCTAGAGAGGCACAACAT ctccctggtgactcagctccGCCAGCTGCAGATGCTTATTGTTCAAACCTCCAACAAAGCTGCCCAGACTAGCACTTGTGTTCTG ATCCTTCTTTTCTCCTTGGCTCTCATCATCTTGCCCAGCTTCAGCCCCTTTCAGGGCCTGCCAGAAGCTGGGCCTGAGGATTACCAGCCTCATGGAG TGATTTCCAGAAACATCCTGACTCACAGGGACATGACAGAGAATCCTGAAAACGCAGTGGAAGAGTCCAGACTGGAGGGACCACCTGGGGCCAAGGGTGCAAACAGCTCCACAAGGACACCGCTTGAGAAGGTGGGAGGGATGGCAGGCCCCAGCAGGCACATCAGAACTGTGTTACATGCAGACGAAATGTGA
- the RPS27 gene encoding small ribosomal subunit protein eS27, whose amino-acid sequence MPLAKDLLHPSPEEEKRKHKKKRLVQSPNSYFMDVKCPGCYKITTVFSHAQTVVLCVGCSTVLCQPTGGKARLTEGCSFRRKQH is encoded by the exons ATGCCT CTCGCAAAGGATCTTCTTCATCCCTCTccagaagaggagaagaggaaacaCAAGAAGAAGCGCCTGGTGCAGAGCCCCAATTCCTATTTCATGGATGTAAAATGCCCAG GATGCTATAAAATCACCACCGTCTTTAGCCATGCACAAACAGTAGTCTTGTGTGTTGGCTGCTCTACTGTCCTCTGCCAGCCTACAGGAGGAAAAGCGAGGCTTACAGAAG gatgCTCTTTCAGACGGAAGCAGCACTAA
- the SLC39A1 gene encoding zinc transporter ZIP1 isoform X2 — protein MGPWGEPELLVWRPEAAASEAPVPMGLEVKLGALVLLLVLTLICSLVPVCVLRRPGANPEASASRQKALSLVSCFAGGVFLATCLLDLLPDYLGAIDEALAALHVTLQFPLQEFILAMGFFLVLVMEQITLAYKEQSGPPPREETRALLGTVNGGPQHWHDGLGVPQAGGASSAPSALRACVLVFSLALHSVFEGLAVGLQRDQARAMELCLALLLHKGILAVSLSLRLLQSHLRAQVVAGCGILFSCMTPLGIGLGTALAESAGPLHQLAQSVLEGMAAGTFLYITFLEILPQELATSEQRILKVILLLAGFALLTGLLFIQI, from the exons ATGGGGCCCTGGGGAGAGCCAGAGCTCCTGGTGTGGCGCCCCGAGGCAGCAGCCTCAGAGGCCCCAGTGCCCATGGGACTGGAGGTGAAGTTGGGGGCCCTGGTGCTGTTGCTGGTGCTCACTCTCATCTGCAGTCTAGTGCCCGTCTGTGTGCTTCGGCGGCCGGGAGCTAACCCTGAAGCCTCAG CCTCCCGCCAAAAAGCCCTGAGCCTTGTAAGCTGCTTTGCGGGCGGTGTCTTTCTGGCCACATGTCTCTTGGACCTGCTGCCTGACTACCTGGGTGCTATAGATGAGGCCCTGGCAGCCCTGCATGTGACG CTCCAGTTCCCTCTCCAAGAGTTCATCCTGGCCATGGGCTTCTTCCTGGTCCTGGTGATGGAGCAGATCACGCTGGCTTACAAGGAACAGTCAGGACCACCACCTCGAGAGGAGACGAGGGCTCTCCTGGGTACAGTGAATGGTGGGCCACAGCACTGGCACGATGGACTGGGGGTCCCACAGGCAGGCGGAGCCTCATCAGCTCCCTCAGCCCTGCGTGCCTGTGTATTGGTCTTCTCCTTGGCCCTGCATTCGGTGTTTGAAGGGCTGGCGGTGGGGCTGCAGCGAGACCAGGCTCGGGCCATGGAGTTGTGCCTGGCTTTGCTGCTCCATAAGGGTATCCTGGCAGTCAGCTTGTCCCTGCGGCTGCTGCAGAGCCACCTGCGAGCACAGGTGGTGGCTGGCTGTGGGATCCTCTTCTCATGCATGACACCCCTGGGCATTGGACTGGGTACAGCTCTGGCAGAGTCAGCTGGGCCACTGCACCAGCTTGCCCAGTCTGTGCTGGAGGGCATGGCGGCTGGCACCTTTCTCTACATCACCTTCCTGGAAATCCTGCCCCAGGAGTTGGCCACTTCTGAGCAGAGAATCCTCAAGGTCATTCTGCTTCTAGCAGGCTTTGCCCTGCTCACTGGCCTGCTCTTTATCCAAATCTAG